One stretch of Cellulomonas wangsupingiae DNA includes these proteins:
- a CDS encoding HAD hydrolase-like protein — MTTARPVALLDLDGTLMDSASGIVASVRTAYAAVGLPAPDEATMRSFAGPPIAWSFTTHGVPVDLVDAAITGYGEHFGREGVWDTRVFDGVPEALVALREAGVLLVVATAKPLRWAEPICAETGLTPLLDHVVGAPDDESETKGEIIGRALAWVRGTVEDAGYRAVMLGDREHDVHGAAEHGLPCLGALWGYGGAEELLAAGAVEVLASPADVPGAVLARVTG, encoded by the coding sequence ATGACCACCGCTCGACCCGTTGCCCTGCTCGACCTCGACGGCACGCTCATGGACTCCGCCTCCGGCATCGTCGCATCGGTGCGCACCGCCTACGCCGCGGTCGGCCTGCCGGCCCCCGACGAGGCGACGATGCGCTCGTTCGCCGGGCCGCCGATCGCGTGGTCGTTCACGACGCACGGCGTGCCCGTCGACCTGGTGGACGCCGCGATCACCGGCTACGGCGAGCACTTCGGCCGCGAGGGCGTGTGGGACACCCGGGTGTTCGACGGCGTCCCCGAGGCCCTGGTCGCGCTGCGCGAGGCGGGTGTGCTGCTCGTGGTCGCCACGGCCAAGCCGCTGCGCTGGGCGGAGCCGATCTGCGCCGAGACCGGCCTCACGCCGCTCCTCGACCACGTGGTCGGCGCCCCCGACGACGAGTCGGAGACCAAGGGCGAGATCATCGGGCGGGCGCTGGCGTGGGTGCGCGGGACCGTCGAAGACGCCGGGTACCGGGCCGTCATGCTCGGTGACCGGGAGCACGACGTGCACGGCGCCGCCGAGCACGGCCTGCCCTGCCTCGGTGCCCTGTGGGGCTACGGCGGCGCCGAGGAGCTGCTCGCGGCCGGCGCCGTCGAGGTGCTCGCGTCGCCCGCCGACGTCCCCGGCGCGGTGCTCGCCCGCGTGACGGGCTGA